A genomic window from Chitinispirillum alkaliphilum includes:
- a CDS encoding polysaccharide deacetylase gives MRVQKLVTLLVLLAAFLANTAAQRRPISSIPTGRKYLALTFDDGPTTNETVQILDELKRLNPNAKVTFYINGDMVNDATRPILQRMVAEGHDVDNHGYYHYSHGGSHPDSREILSTTKQARENIQRNSQLIFDVTGYWPFSFRAPFFEWGSQLDSLDRILNMPFVHAVYDTHDWSQVNQSDPKGMAAALLSSDRVTCGTIILMHDAPEGRRQGTVDALKYFIPQLIEEGYEFVTVRELFAIKQAQPEVFIPSSTWNPNHRVPFHAVNGVRYSHQDFWPNNINDWWLQDWWTSSTPPWERDLSIPDTTTQVRYTVQVTGGTASELLGPTGTTVSLSVGTPPEGQFFKEWRVVSGGVTITNNSFTIGTSDVVIEAVWENIGDGGDGNYITLLPWEWAEWDSYADTVGSTVNITSDGKTGDLVADLELAEESSYLGLLLWLEGSVDFSGTTGVEITYSANRDLRFVLSDTTSHKDSNWAPCGVVLQEGQNKTVFLSLAEARSGLSSSSSTGINGFTFYHNDGGETVNLTVTSIKIFGAQFIDDTPVLSDNRQIARESAIEISGISSNRLHLTVPTAGAYTISIHSLDGKLLAQTRANLSAGANSLALDTRMARGLAIVNVQSANVNTAKRMMVK, from the coding sequence ATGAGAGTTCAAAAACTTGTTACGCTGCTGGTACTTTTAGCGGCATTTCTTGCAAATACGGCGGCGCAAAGAAGACCGATTTCGAGCATCCCGACAGGGAGAAAGTATCTTGCCCTGACTTTTGACGACGGACCTACTACCAATGAAACAGTTCAAATACTGGATGAGTTGAAAAGGCTTAACCCAAACGCAAAAGTAACTTTCTATATAAATGGCGATATGGTTAATGACGCAACCCGTCCGATATTACAGCGTATGGTGGCCGAAGGGCATGATGTTGATAACCACGGCTACTATCATTACTCTCACGGTGGCTCTCATCCCGATTCCAGGGAGATATTGAGCACAACCAAACAGGCACGTGAGAATATACAAAGAAATTCACAACTGATTTTTGATGTGACGGGCTACTGGCCATTTTCTTTTCGTGCACCGTTTTTTGAATGGGGAAGTCAGTTGGATTCCCTCGACAGAATACTCAATATGCCTTTCGTACATGCTGTATACGACACCCACGATTGGAGCCAAGTCAATCAATCCGATCCTAAGGGTATGGCGGCTGCGCTTCTGAGCAGCGATAGAGTTACTTGCGGCACGATCATTCTTATGCACGATGCTCCAGAAGGAAGGCGACAGGGAACGGTGGACGCCCTAAAATATTTTATACCTCAGCTTATTGAGGAAGGATACGAATTTGTAACCGTTAGGGAACTTTTTGCGATTAAGCAGGCGCAACCCGAAGTTTTCATTCCCAGTAGTACGTGGAATCCCAATCACCGTGTTCCTTTCCATGCAGTGAATGGTGTAAGATATAGCCACCAGGATTTTTGGCCGAATAATATAAACGACTGGTGGTTGCAGGATTGGTGGACATCTTCCACTCCTCCCTGGGAGAGAGATCTGAGCATCCCCGATACTACCACTCAAGTCCGTTATACGGTACAGGTAACGGGCGGCACGGCAAGCGAATTGTTGGGCCCAACGGGAACGACTGTTAGTTTGTCCGTGGGAACACCTCCCGAAGGACAGTTTTTTAAGGAATGGCGTGTAGTTTCGGGCGGCGTCACGATTACGAACAACTCGTTTACCATCGGAACTTCAGACGTGGTTATTGAGGCGGTATGGGAAAATATCGGCGATGGTGGCGATGGAAATTATATCACATTGCTCCCCTGGGAATGGGCCGAATGGGACAGTTATGCTGATACCGTTGGCTCAACGGTAAACATAACTTCCGATGGTAAAACCGGTGATTTGGTCGCTGATTTGGAGCTCGCTGAGGAATCTTCGTATCTTGGACTTTTACTTTGGTTGGAAGGAAGTGTTGATTTCTCCGGCACTACCGGAGTAGAAATTACCTATTCGGCCAACAGAGACCTAAGATTTGTGCTCTCAGACACGACCTCTCATAAGGACAGCAATTGGGCTCCTTGCGGTGTTGTGTTGCAGGAAGGGCAGAATAAAACCGTTTTTTTGTCGTTAGCTGAAGCCAGATCGGGACTTTCGTCTTCATCCTCGACCGGCATAAATGGTTTCACTTTCTATCATAATGACGGAGGGGAAACTGTTAATCTTACGGTAACGAGCATTAAAATTTTCGGTGCGCAATTTATAGACGACACTCCTGTTCTTTCCGATAACCGGCAGATTGCAAGAGAATCCGCAATTGAGATTTCGGGAATCAGCTCGAACCGCTTGCATTTGACAGTTCCGACTGCGGGAGCATACACGATTTCGATTCACAGCCTTGACGGCAAATTGCTTGCCCAAACGAGAGCAAATCTTTCGGCGGGTGCAAACTCCTTGGCATTAGACACAAGAATGGCAAGAGGCTTAGCAATCGTGAACGTTCAAAGTGCAAACGTGAACACAGCTAAGAGAATGATGGTAAAGTAA
- a CDS encoding Hypothetical protein (Hypothetical protein YbgI): MNAKDLYHRLEEQFVISEMTDDWNGCYDGIFEFVCDSYKQKQMGLVCDFTDTVNKVYTAVFPSEKVMNNIIKKNIRNAMLFVHHPATWDIRNAPNVFIEMDSVFVEKFRERNISIFNYHVPLDNYGRYSTSVSLSKALGVNCNSAFGKYFGAQCGVFGEIDEITTISDLQTTFESCIGHEVMVYKYGDQIFDGNVAVVAGGGLSETIEEIVEAKVKVLITGIAAKNSFTQSAHEYAQKNNVTILAGTHYSTEKFACIEVCDFFNKFGLQSEFIDDLPVFEDM, encoded by the coding sequence ATGAATGCAAAAGATTTATATCACAGGTTGGAAGAACAATTCGTAATATCCGAAATGACTGATGATTGGAATGGCTGTTATGATGGTATTTTTGAATTTGTTTGTGACAGTTACAAACAGAAACAAATGGGATTAGTCTGCGATTTTACAGATACCGTAAATAAAGTTTACACAGCAGTATTTCCCTCTGAAAAAGTAATGAATAATATAATCAAAAAGAACATTCGAAATGCTATGCTCTTTGTTCATCATCCTGCAACATGGGATATAAGAAATGCACCGAATGTTTTCATTGAAATGGACAGTGTTTTTGTAGAAAAATTCAGAGAAAGAAACATTTCAATTTTCAACTATCATGTACCTCTGGATAATTACGGCCGCTATTCCACAAGTGTGTCTTTATCAAAAGCTCTTGGAGTTAACTGCAATTCGGCTTTCGGAAAATATTTTGGCGCCCAGTGTGGCGTATTTGGGGAAATCGATGAAATTACCACAATAAGCGATTTGCAAACTACATTTGAATCCTGCATTGGGCATGAGGTTATGGTATACAAATACGGAGATCAAATTTTTGATGGAAATGTTGCAGTAGTTGCAGGTGGCGGTTTAAGTGAGACTATAGAAGAAATCGTAGAGGCGAAAGTAAAAGTGTTAATTACCGGCATAGCAGCAAAAAACAGTTTTACACAAAGCGCCCATGAGTATGCACAAAAGAACAATGTTACAATACTGGCTGGGACACATTATTCTACAGAAAAGTTTGCCTGTATAGAAGTATGTGATTTTTTCAATAAGTTTGGTTTGCAAAGTGAATTCATTGATGATCTGCCGGTATTTGAAGATATGTAA